The Dermacentor albipictus isolate Rhodes 1998 colony chromosome 2, USDA_Dalb.pri_finalv2, whole genome shotgun sequence genome has a segment encoding these proteins:
- the LOC139055565 gene encoding uncharacterized protein — translation MADADDDVLTTMSILVIVCSLLLRRRRAQKARRRRFWVHPCWRYRDVEGQANVLLPRLRARDEGFFRDFLRMPPSSFDTLLHLVRPVIERQDTPFRQSISAHDRLAMTVRFLANGDTMRSLSFNFLTGRSTAGMIVRETCAALWEILQPIYVRFPQTAEEWKKIATDMLVHWNFPNCIGCIDGKHVSIECPANSGSRNLNYKKSFSTVLMATCDAHYRFVYVDVGHYGGESDGGVFLRTKLMRILGERTFGIPPAATVGSAGLIPYLMVGDEAFPLKPFLMRPYPRRALHAYRVSQYSEYLKRAVFNYRLSRARRLIENSFGILASRWRILKRPFRASEETTENIVRACVALHNFLMKDSVFARTTYNPPGFVDHEDWEGNVTNGAWRNDSSALPGWTDQGYHYARAALEVRVRLASYFMSDGQVPWQESVVTRAGRQEM, via the exons ATGGCAGATGCAGACGACGATGTTTTGACGACGATGAGCATTTTGGTGATTGTGTGTTCCCTGCTGTTgcgacggcggcgcgcgcaaaAGGCACGCAGACGAAGGTTTTGGGTGCACCCCTGCTGGCGCTACCGAGACGTCGAGGGGCAAGCGAATGTTTTGCTTCCCCGGCTGCGCGCCCGAGATGAAGGCTTCTTCCGAGA CTTCCTTCGGATGCCGCCGAGCTCGTTTGACACACTGCTCCACCTAGTTCGGCCTGTGATTGAGCGGCAGGACACTCCGTTCAGGCAGTCGATATCCGCACACGATCGACTTGCCATGACAGTAAG ATTTCTCGCAAACGGCGACACAATGAGAAGTTTGTCGTTCAACTTCCTGACAGGACGGTCAACGGCTGGAATGATCGTGAGAGAAACTTGTGCTGCATTATGGGAAATACTTCAGCCAATCTATGTAAGATTTCCACAAACAGCAGAAGAATGGAAAAAA ATTGCCACAGACATGCTTGTCCACTGGAATTTTCCCAACTGCATTGGATGTATTGATGGAAAGCATGTGAGCATTGAATGTCCTGCAAATTCAGGGTCACGAAACTTGAATTACAAGAAGTCGTTCAGCACAGTCCTCATGGCAACATGCGATGCCCATTATAG ATTTGTGTATGTGGACGTTGGCCACTACGGGGGAGAAAGCGATGGAGGAGTTTTCTTAAGAACGAAGTTGATGCGCATATTGGGCGAGCGCACATTTGGGATCCCCCCAGCAGCAACAGTTGGCTCAGCGGGACTGATACCATACTTGATGGTGGGCGACGAGGCCTTTCCATTGAAGCCTTTTCTCATGCGGCCTTATCCTCGACGTG CTCTTCATGCCTACAGGGTCAGCCAGTATAGCGAGTACTTGAAGAGGGCAGTGTTCAATTACCGGCTGAGTCGTGCAAGGAGGCTCATAGAAAACAGTTTTGGCATCCTGGCTAGTAGGTGGCGAATACTGAAGAGACCTTTTCGAGCGTCAGAAGAAACTACTGAGAACATTGTAAGGGCATGTGTGGCGCTTCACAATTTTCTGATGAAAGATTCGGTGTTCGCAAGGACAACGTACAACCCTCCTGGATTTGTTGACCATGAAGACTGGGAGGGAAATGTCACAAATGGGGCATGGAGGAACGACAGCAGTGCCCTTCCTGGATGGACAGACCAGGGCTACCACTATGCTCG GGCTGCATTGGAAGTAAGGGTTAGACTGGCATCCTACTTCATGAGTGACGGCCAGGTGCCATGGCAGGAAAGTGTCGTGACCCGTGCAGGACGGCAG GAAATGTGA